A single genomic interval of halophilic archaeon DL31 harbors:
- a CDS encoding transposase, IS605 OrfB family (KEGG: nph:NP3036A IS1341-type transposase~TIGRFAM: Transposase, IS605 OrfB, C-terminal~PFAM: Transposase, IS605 OrfB, C-terminal), whose protein sequence is MEKSLTKTLIFQLQSDDERLLSEAYHEARWVYNQTIQLATNGMDWDDISPRLEDEANLVKNTTQRIAAKSLEALQQSYDRDNYNTPSHGKTGPYPLRMNFTEGYNLTLEDDEIHYRISAKPYNPVNGTLRGSPDNVELLEQALESDEWRVGTAEAIVRNGNHELHVNVTHLEATVPDKHDTQTVVGVDINEDCVALAALCEDYFVDSVVIDYPEIKQERHRYFTMRKRMQNVGQTAFDRVFENKEERYVHDQLHQVSRRIVEWVQQFESPLVVFEDLKHMRDSIDYGTRMNRRLHSLPFHKLRSFVAYKAAFEGIPSEEIDPAHTSQACSFTECEHTARLNRRKKRFKCNACGRQDHADRNAAVNIAKKGLESLNRNVPALKTLPNIRKLRRQASGCVNQPTVTHDTATGHQADGVVGVSD, encoded by the coding sequence ATGGAGAAGTCGCTCACGAAGACATTAATCTTCCAACTCCAATCCGACGACGAGCGACTGCTCTCAGAAGCGTACCACGAAGCCCGATGGGTGTACAACCAGACCATCCAATTAGCCACGAACGGAATGGACTGGGACGACATCTCGCCCCGTCTCGAAGACGAGGCAAACCTCGTGAAGAACACTACGCAACGAATCGCCGCCAAGTCGCTTGAAGCACTGCAACAATCCTACGACCGCGACAACTACAACACACCCAGTCACGGGAAGACGGGGCCGTACCCGTTGAGAATGAACTTCACCGAAGGCTACAACCTCACGCTCGAAGACGACGAGATACACTACCGCATCAGTGCCAAACCGTACAACCCGGTGAACGGCACACTTCGTGGCTCACCAGATAACGTCGAACTTCTCGAACAAGCACTCGAAAGCGACGAGTGGCGTGTAGGGACTGCTGAAGCGATAGTTCGTAACGGCAACCACGAACTGCACGTCAACGTCACCCACCTCGAAGCAACAGTCCCAGACAAACACGATACTCAAACCGTCGTGGGAGTGGATATTAACGAGGACTGTGTGGCTCTTGCCGCCCTTTGTGAAGACTACTTTGTTGATTCGGTGGTCATCGACTACCCTGAAATCAAGCAAGAGCGGCATCGGTACTTCACGATGCGAAAGCGAATGCAGAATGTGGGGCAGACAGCGTTCGACCGCGTGTTCGAGAACAAGGAAGAGCGATACGTTCACGACCAACTCCACCAAGTCTCCCGACGAATCGTGGAATGGGTTCAGCAATTCGAGTCGCCGCTCGTTGTGTTTGAAGACCTCAAGCATATGCGAGATTCGATTGATTACGGCACTCGGATGAATCGTCGGTTGCACTCGTTGCCGTTTCACAAACTTCGTTCGTTCGTCGCGTACAAAGCGGCGTTCGAGGGGATTCCGAGCGAGGAGATTGACCCGGCTCACACCAGTCAAGCGTGTTCTTTTACTGAGTGTGAGCATACGGCTCGATTGAATCGCCGGAAGAAACGGTTCAAATGCAACGCGTGTGGTCGACAAGACCACGCTGACCGGAACGCGGCAGTGAATATTGCGAAGAAAGGGTTGGAGTCGCTGAATCGAAATGTGCCTGCTCTCAAGACGTTACCGAACATTCGGAAACTGCGACGGCAGGCATCGGGCTGTGTGAATCAGCCGACCGTGACCCATGACACCGCTACAGGCCATCAAGCCGATGGTGTCGTGGGAGTGTCCGACTAA
- a CDS encoding alkyl hydroperoxide reductase/ Thiol specific antioxidant/ Mal allergen (PFAM: Alkyl hydroperoxide reductase/ Thiol specific antioxidant/ Mal allergen~KEGG: hbo:Hbor_26210 peroxiredoxin) → MSLEGSQAPAFELETSNGDTVALSETLERGPTVVLINRGYWCSFCAEQLATFSRIFEDLRLNDGVDILPVVTSEVGDVAAMQDRFDYRFPLLADPEGEVAEQYSGVEETSHSDTTGIAAVYVVDEDGEVRYEHVSEKISDRTYANFVRYFIRDDFGTAFEDPGF, encoded by the coding sequence ATGAGCTTGGAAGGAAGTCAGGCCCCGGCGTTCGAACTGGAGACAAGCAACGGCGACACCGTGGCGCTCTCGGAGACGCTCGAGCGCGGCCCCACCGTGGTCCTCATCAACCGCGGCTACTGGTGCAGTTTCTGTGCCGAACAGCTAGCTACCTTCAGCCGCATCTTCGAGGACCTCCGACTCAACGACGGCGTCGACATCCTCCCCGTCGTGACCAGCGAGGTCGGCGACGTGGCCGCGATGCAGGACCGCTTCGACTACCGCTTCCCGCTGCTGGCCGATCCCGAAGGCGAGGTCGCCGAACAGTACAGCGGCGTCGAGGAGACGAGCCACAGCGACACCACCGGCATCGCCGCAGTCTACGTCGTCGACGAGGATGGCGAGGTGCGCTACGAGCACGTCTCGGAGAAGATTTCGGACCGAACCTACGCAAACTTCGTGCGCTACTTCATCCGCGATGACTTCGGCACCGCGTTCGAAGACCCTGGATTCTGA
- a CDS encoding protein of unknown function DUF106 transmembrane (PFAM: Protein of unknown function DUF106, transmembrane~KEGG: hbo:Hbor_09210 membrane protein) codes for MARIEERVRDLVSEDGSMRDAVETVLDRAENGEVAWTDVKGDIESGQWGRLIEQEILVEGEDGFELADPEATREGLSSESDLTASSTEVDDVEGTSWSKWDKMAGLGTLGFFVGYSYAPVRNIVGGAVDIVLGPLLDVLPFYAVVMLIAVATGLYSTVLRGMLMDMEKMGMYQDRMKDIQERRKEAKERGDDEAMQAIQDEQMDAMGDQLGMFKEQFRPMAWIMFLTIPAFLWMYWKIGLRGADGHGELSNVVLPLVGEAAWTQGVLGPIQVWIVWYFLCSMAFTQIIQKALDIEMTPSTS; via the coding sequence ATGGCACGGATAGAGGAGCGCGTGCGCGACCTGGTTTCTGAGGACGGGTCGATGCGCGATGCGGTCGAGACGGTGCTCGACCGTGCGGAGAACGGGGAAGTCGCCTGGACAGACGTGAAAGGCGACATCGAGAGCGGCCAGTGGGGCCGCCTCATCGAGCAGGAGATACTCGTCGAGGGGGAGGACGGCTTCGAACTCGCCGACCCCGAGGCCACCCGCGAGGGGCTGTCCAGCGAATCGGACCTTACCGCCTCGTCCACCGAGGTCGACGACGTGGAAGGAACCAGCTGGTCCAAGTGGGACAAGATGGCAGGGCTGGGGACGCTCGGCTTCTTCGTCGGTTACTCCTACGCCCCAGTGCGTAACATCGTCGGCGGTGCGGTCGACATCGTGCTCGGCCCACTGCTCGACGTGTTGCCGTTCTACGCCGTCGTGATGCTCATCGCAGTGGCGACCGGGCTCTACTCCACGGTCCTGCGTGGCATGCTGATGGACATGGAGAAGATGGGGATGTACCAGGACCGGATGAAAGACATCCAGGAGCGCCGCAAAGAAGCCAAGGAGCGCGGCGACGACGAGGCGATGCAGGCTATCCAGGACGAACAGATGGACGCGATGGGCGACCAACTCGGCATGTTCAAAGAGCAGTTCCGCCCGATGGCGTGGATTATGTTCCTCACCATCCCCGCCTTCCTCTGGATGTACTGGAAGATTGGCCTGCGCGGCGCCGACGGCCACGGCGAGCTCTCGAACGTCGTGCTCCCGCTCGTGGGCGAGGCCGCGTGGACACAGGGGGTACTCGGCCCCATCCAGGTCTGGATTGTCTGGTACTTCCTCTGCTCGATGGCGTTCACCCAGATTATCCAGAAGGCGCTGGATATCGAGATGACACCGTCGACGTCGTAA
- a CDS encoding GCN5-related N-acetyltransferase (PFAM: GCN5-related N-acetyltransferase~KEGG: hbo:Hbor_09040 acetyltransferase (GNAT) family protein), producing MSDDGEADWAGAADAPEFIADSALTVRLATRGDYPAIASFTADTWGEGSDYVPSAFPSWMDDEGERQRTFVVVDTEAEPPAPETVEAAEDGVVDAADLPDDGAAVGLCQGVTLSDHEGWLQAMRVHPDYRGRGLSVALNDAAFYWLWARGCTVARNMVFSWNTAGLAGSRASGFGPGTEFRWVHPEPDPEGPTSTDVPALANAAATQRADAAWGFWQRADAREALSGLTLDCEESWALSELTRGELRRAAADDRLQVVTSDVPVRGDGGESGVRGFAYRTRSYDRENDEGEAETWAEYGVATWADHGAGERLLKAVARDAAEAGADRTRVLIPEAVEWVSDAAASGVKASEEPDFVMHADLSRRQWQR from the coding sequence ATGAGCGACGACGGCGAGGCGGACTGGGCGGGTGCTGCAGACGCCCCCGAGTTCATCGCCGACTCGGCGCTGACGGTTCGCCTGGCGACGCGTGGAGATTATCCTGCAATCGCGTCCTTCACCGCCGACACCTGGGGCGAGGGGAGTGACTACGTCCCGAGCGCGTTCCCGAGTTGGATGGACGACGAGGGCGAGCGCCAGCGAACGTTCGTCGTCGTCGACACCGAAGCCGAGCCTCCGGCGCCCGAAACAGTCGAAGCTGCCGAGGACGGTGTCGTCGACGCTGCCGACCTGCCAGACGACGGCGCTGCTGTCGGCCTCTGTCAGGGGGTCACACTCTCTGATCACGAAGGCTGGCTGCAGGCGATGCGGGTGCACCCCGACTACCGCGGCCGTGGGCTCTCCGTGGCGCTGAACGACGCCGCGTTCTACTGGCTCTGGGCGCGGGGCTGTACCGTTGCCCGAAACATGGTGTTCTCCTGGAACACAGCCGGGTTAGCTGGCTCGCGAGCCTCCGGGTTCGGGCCTGGGACGGAGTTCCGCTGGGTCCACCCAGAGCCAGACCCGGAGGGCCCGACCAGTACTGACGTTCCAGCGCTCGCAAACGCCGCTGCTACACAGCGAGCAGATGCAGCCTGGGGATTCTGGCAGCGCGCCGACGCCCGCGAGGCGCTCTCGGGGCTGACCCTCGACTGCGAGGAGAGCTGGGCCCTCTCGGAGCTGACTCGCGGGGAACTCAGACGGGCGGCGGCCGACGACCGCCTGCAGGTCGTCACCAGCGACGTTCCCGTCCGGGGTGATGGCGGTGAGAGCGGGGTCCGGGGATTCGCCTACCGGACACGGAGCTACGACCGCGAGAACGACGAGGGTGAAGCGGAGACGTGGGCGGAGTACGGCGTCGCAACGTGGGCCGACCACGGCGCGGGTGAGCGACTCCTCAAAGCAGTCGCCCGTGACGCTGCCGAGGCTGGAGCGGACCGCACCCGAGTGCTGATACCCGAAGCAGTCGAATGGGTCAGCGACGCTGCCGCGTCGGGTGTCAAAGCCAGCGAAGAACCTGATTTCGTGATGCACGCAGATCTGAGCCGGCGCCAGTGGCAGCGGTAG
- a CDS encoding hypothetical protein (KEGG: hvo:HVO_2513 hypothetical protein), whose translation MSRSVEQQLEQDVDPEGTDASTTAASESTEPSESSGRFAGVKRRTGRVFAPRSFMFALLAIVIGIVAGGFIGGLIPFLGTLGRLVGVFAGTFVLGLVRSRRQYLEVALAGAVAATLVVLSSTLSGAFLPVGVEVLQQYGIALAGLGAGSGAAAALLGYYFGRDLRAGLTKSV comes from the coding sequence ATGAGCCGGTCGGTCGAACAGCAACTCGAACAGGACGTCGACCCGGAAGGGACCGACGCGTCAACGACTGCGGCCAGCGAGTCTACTGAGCCGAGCGAGTCAAGCGGGCGGTTTGCGGGCGTAAAGCGCCGCACCGGCCGCGTCTTCGCCCCGCGCTCGTTCATGTTTGCGCTGCTCGCGATCGTCATCGGCATCGTCGCGGGTGGGTTCATCGGCGGCCTGATTCCGTTCTTGGGAACGCTCGGTCGGCTAGTCGGCGTCTTCGCCGGAACGTTCGTTCTCGGCCTCGTGCGCTCGCGCCGGCAGTATCTCGAGGTGGCGCTGGCGGGTGCGGTGGCGGCGACGCTGGTCGTGCTCTCTTCGACGCTGAGTGGCGCGTTCCTCCCGGTTGGTGTGGAGGTGCTCCAACAGTACGGCATCGCCCTCGCAGGTCTCGGCGCCGGGAGTGGCGCAGCGGCCGCGCTGCTCGGTTACTACTTCGGCCGAGACCTGCGTGCCGGCCTGACGAAATCCGTGTAG
- a CDS encoding Adenylate kinase (TIGRFAM: Adenylate kinase, subfamily~HAMAP: Adenylate kinase~KEGG: nph:NP4910A adenylate kinase~PFAM: Adenylate kinase), whose protein sequence is MADYHILLLGPPGAGKGTQSKKLCEAHDLDHVSTGDALRANKDIETEYGTPRSFMEAGDLVPDEVVNEVLAAALADADGYVLDGYPRNLEQVEFLDDATDLDYVFFLDVDRDVLVDRLTGRRVDPETGDNYHVEFNMPDDEDVRERLIQRDDDEEDVVRDRLEVYTENTEPVIEQYRETGELVEVDGEGSPEEVFERLTDALDA, encoded by the coding sequence ATGGCCGATTACCACATCCTGCTGCTCGGACCGCCGGGCGCTGGCAAGGGGACGCAGTCGAAGAAACTCTGCGAGGCACACGACCTCGACCACGTCTCGACGGGCGACGCGCTCCGGGCGAACAAGGACATAGAGACGGAGTACGGCACGCCACGCAGCTTCATGGAGGCCGGCGATCTCGTCCCCGACGAGGTCGTGAACGAAGTTCTCGCGGCCGCGCTGGCGGACGCCGACGGCTACGTCCTGGATGGCTACCCGCGGAACCTCGAACAGGTGGAGTTCCTCGATGACGCCACCGATCTCGACTACGTCTTCTTCCTCGACGTGGACCGTGACGTGCTCGTCGACCGGCTGACCGGCCGCCGGGTCGACCCCGAGACCGGCGACAACTACCACGTCGAGTTCAACATGCCCGACGACGAGGACGTGCGCGAGCGCCTCATCCAGCGTGACGACGACGAGGAGGACGTCGTGCGCGACCGCCTCGAAGTGTACACGGAAAACACCGAGCCCGTCATCGAGCAGTACCGCGAGACGGGCGAGCTCGTCGAGGTCGACGGCGAAGGGAGCCCGGAGGAGGTCTTCGAGCGCCTCACCGACGCCCTCGACGCGTAA
- a CDS encoding transcriptional regulator, ArsR family (KEGG: hbo:Hbor_09010 transcriptional regulator, ArsR family~PFAM: HTH transcriptional regulator, ArsR~SMART: HTH transcriptional regulator, ArsR) gives MDSAVLLNLLGNENRRRILRLLSHKSCYVTEISEYLGVSPKAVIDHLRKLEKAGLVESHTDDQRRKYFHIARSVRLEVSLSPHSFGTKSAYPASRSLDMSGRCPHLDLELEAGDAEGDDLEGLAKEYDRLESLENELSLAQRWVDGRLNEVLDRLNSHIGAEADSRFYAAVLSAVATTDGAVRSVAEEVKADPGAAEEALHRLAERGLVREVDEAGEWALA, from the coding sequence ATGGACTCCGCGGTACTGCTGAACCTCCTGGGCAACGAGAACCGTCGGCGTATCCTGCGGTTGCTCTCCCACAAGTCCTGTTATGTCACGGAGATCAGCGAGTACCTCGGCGTGAGCCCGAAGGCGGTCATCGACCACCTCCGGAAGCTAGAGAAGGCGGGGCTCGTCGAGAGCCACACCGACGACCAACGCCGGAAATACTTCCACATCGCTCGCTCGGTCCGGCTGGAGGTGAGCCTCTCGCCACACAGCTTCGGCACCAAAAGCGCCTACCCGGCCAGCCGAAGCCTCGACATGAGTGGCCGGTGTCCCCATCTCGACCTCGAACTCGAAGCCGGGGACGCCGAGGGTGATGACTTAGAAGGGCTCGCGAAGGAGTACGACAGGCTGGAGTCGCTGGAAAACGAACTTTCGCTGGCCCAGCGCTGGGTCGACGGCCGACTTAACGAGGTGCTCGACCGTCTCAACAGCCACATCGGCGCGGAAGCGGACTCGCGGTTCTATGCGGCGGTGCTCTCTGCGGTCGCTACGACCGACGGCGCCGTCAGGAGCGTCGCCGAAGAGGTGAAAGCCGACCCCGGCGCCGCCGAGGAGGCGCTGCACCGACTGGCCGAGCGTGGGCTCGTTCGGGAGGTCGACGAGGCCGGCGAGTGGGCGCTCGCGTAG
- a CDS encoding hypothetical protein (KEGG: hvo:HVO_2498 hypothetical protein) has translation MTRFDADTPTDRRKLFADAVTAHRTRGSAFLTIEAESADELSFGESEEAADDDEAEEKPDPWLQFAEKTFNLDVTDEEHDRLNALVDDYPEFRVDALDSPDAAEGTNVRITARSDANRLSDFADRVFTEIYERDESYRAWVVQV, from the coding sequence ATGACCCGCTTCGACGCCGACACGCCGACTGACCGCCGGAAGCTGTTCGCCGACGCCGTCACCGCCCACCGCACCCGCGGCAGCGCCTTTCTCACTATCGAGGCTGAATCCGCCGACGAACTTTCCTTCGGCGAGAGCGAGGAGGCTGCGGATGACGACGAAGCCGAGGAGAAACCGGACCCGTGGCTCCAGTTCGCGGAGAAGACGTTCAATCTCGACGTGACTGACGAAGAACACGACCGACTGAACGCGCTGGTCGACGACTATCCGGAGTTCCGCGTCGATGCGCTGGACTCCCCCGATGCTGCAGAGGGGACGAACGTCCGCATCACCGCTCGATCGGATGCGAACCGACTGTCGGATTTCGCCGACCGGGTGTTCACCGAGATTTACGAGCGCGATGAAAGCTACCGCGCGTGGGTCGTCCAGGTCTAG
- a CDS encoding protein of unknown function DUF1405 (PFAM: Protein of unknown function DUF1405~KEGG: hvo:HVO_2515 hypothetical protein), producing MDAEDLVPHRLAEYYLGNAPSLIWLLFADAVGFLVGVRYYVETIPAVPTFLWPLYGDSPTAMAFFALSLATLLPHLGEKVAEAPVNRPLAYLHTLAFASLVKYGLWTFLALNLHPELYFGFGLDALYSYWGILLTHLGFVAAALLIPVYGATTRGALGLTAVFLVASDVFDYGFGYYPPVRYEPGLTLAVATTLLTVVAMAAAWRLLPRLNDVRDSEAQPDPGEAR from the coding sequence ATGGACGCCGAGGACCTCGTTCCCCACCGCCTCGCGGAGTACTACCTCGGGAACGCGCCCAGTCTGATCTGGCTGCTGTTCGCCGACGCAGTTGGCTTCCTCGTCGGGGTTCGCTACTACGTCGAGACGATACCCGCGGTGCCGACGTTCCTCTGGCCGCTCTACGGCGATTCGCCGACGGCGATGGCTTTCTTTGCGCTCTCGTTGGCGACGTTGCTGCCGCATTTAGGCGAGAAGGTGGCTGAGGCGCCGGTGAACCGCCCGCTCGCGTACCTCCACACGCTCGCGTTTGCGAGCCTCGTCAAGTACGGGCTCTGGACGTTCCTCGCGCTGAATCTGCACCCCGAACTCTACTTCGGCTTCGGCCTCGACGCGCTCTACAGCTACTGGGGCATTCTTCTCACCCATCTGGGGTTCGTCGCCGCTGCGCTCCTGATTCCGGTCTACGGCGCGACGACGCGCGGTGCGCTGGGGCTGACGGCCGTCTTCCTCGTCGCCAGTGACGTGTTCGACTACGGCTTCGGCTACTACCCGCCCGTGCGCTACGAGCCGGGACTCACCCTCGCCGTGGCGACGACGCTGCTCACAGTGGTGGCGATGGCCGCGGCGTGGCGACTGCTACCGCGACTCAACGACGTTCGGGATTCCGAGGCGCAGCCCGACCCCGGTGAGGCGCGCTGA
- a CDS encoding Glutamyl-tRNA(Gln) amidotransferase subunit D (PFAM: Asparaginase/glutaminase~TIGRFAM: Glutamyl-tRNA(Gln) amidotransferase, subunit E; L-asparaginase, type I~HAMAP: Glutamyl-tRNA(Gln) amidotransferase subunit D~KEGG: hvo:HVO_2511 glutamyl-tRNA(Gln) amidotransferase subunit D): MNPGDRVRVEHADLIDEGVLMPTSDADHLVLKLDGGYNVGIDRAEADVDVLESDVYDIDEGEEGSDRSEIEFDDDLPTVALISTGGTIASTVDYRTGAVTAQFDAEDVLRAVPELAGRANYRGRVVADILSENMTPSIWQELAHAVKEEIEAGADGVVVMHGTDTMQYSAAMLSFMLDTPVPIVFTGSQRSADRPSSDNVMNAICSVEAAKSDAAELMVCMHGSPSDDWCALHRGTRVRKNHTSRRDAFETVGAAPMGRVDYETAKDGSDDGSGVTFDDDYRARSEATLSLNGDIETAVELVKPTPGMDPAAWDYLDGKAGIIVEGTGLGHVHTDLIPRLAELVEDGTVVGMTSQCIEGRVCDRVYDTGRDLLDAGVVECGDTLPGTAKTKLMWALENTAKPGDAMGRDLAGELTEESQPWT, from the coding sequence ATGAACCCAGGAGACCGCGTTCGCGTCGAGCACGCGGACCTCATCGACGAGGGCGTGTTAATGCCCACCAGCGATGCCGACCATCTCGTGCTCAAACTCGACGGCGGCTACAACGTCGGAATCGACCGTGCAGAGGCCGATGTGGATGTCCTCGAGTCCGACGTGTACGACATCGACGAGGGCGAGGAGGGGAGCGACCGCTCCGAAATCGAGTTCGACGACGACCTGCCCACGGTCGCGCTCATCTCGACCGGCGGCACCATCGCCTCGACCGTCGACTATCGCACCGGCGCCGTCACCGCACAGTTCGACGCCGAAGACGTACTCCGGGCCGTTCCCGAACTCGCGGGCCGGGCGAACTACCGCGGCCGCGTCGTCGCCGACATTCTCTCGGAGAACATGACGCCGAGCATCTGGCAGGAACTCGCCCACGCTGTCAAAGAGGAAATCGAGGCGGGCGCAGACGGCGTCGTCGTGATGCACGGCACGGACACGATGCAGTACTCCGCGGCGATGCTCTCGTTCATGCTGGATACCCCGGTCCCAATTGTCTTCACCGGGAGCCAGCGCTCCGCCGACCGCCCCTCCTCGGACAACGTAATGAACGCGATCTGCTCCGTCGAGGCTGCGAAGTCCGACGCCGCCGAACTGATGGTCTGCATGCACGGCAGCCCCTCCGACGACTGGTGTGCGCTCCACCGCGGCACGCGCGTCCGGAAGAACCACACCTCACGCCGCGACGCCTTCGAGACAGTCGGCGCCGCGCCGATGGGTCGCGTCGACTATGAGACGGCCAAGGACGGCAGCGACGACGGGAGCGGCGTCACGTTCGACGACGACTACCGGGCCCGCAGCGAGGCAACCCTCTCGCTCAACGGTGATATCGAGACGGCGGTCGAACTGGTCAAGCCAACGCCCGGGATGGACCCCGCAGCCTGGGACTACCTCGACGGGAAGGCGGGCATTATCGTAGAAGGGACAGGCCTCGGCCACGTCCACACGGACCTGATTCCGCGGCTGGCAGAACTGGTCGAGGACGGCACCGTGGTCGGGATGACCTCCCAGTGCATCGAGGGGCGGGTCTGTGACCGCGTCTACGATACCGGCCGGGACCTGCTCGACGCCGGCGTCGTAGAGTGTGGCGACACCCTCCCCGGAACGGCGAAAACCAAGCTGATGTGGGCGCTCGAAAACACCGCGAAACCCGGCGACGCGATGGGCCGGGACCTCGCGGGCGAACTGACCGAGGAGTCCCAGCCCTGGACATGA